The Paenibacillus sp. FSL R7-0204 genome includes a region encoding these proteins:
- a CDS encoding GNAT family N-acetyltransferase: MPIQAVLFDFGGHFEQFQNDDTLIALLQDLKAQGIKVGVITGKSRRAYQISAGALDLERFFDISITGDDVAKPKPDPEGIHSALRTLGIEPSQAIFVGDSNADILAGKAAGMQTYAVRWLPTFQSQAYDLAPDGILENVAEFQRLLQLNNIIPMTYHSKQQAADIKALEQQCSQADSIQLSSDLEHLVKEDGDHALLCYREDQLIGLLSWFAADSEYAQINAMVHPDYRRQGVFRSLVKRARADIEPLGVHLLSYKIPASSPTGLLAAQALGGDFDRSEYAMSYAGMNSASPLPSELILLPAAPEDFEFMVSCSSQAFGESEDDTRKYFTQTDEPERITYIAWTGSERIGLIRVNYINEDTAFIHNFCILPSHQGKGAGEKVLRQTVGILSQKPYPVIRLSVVTGNVRALNLYLRAGFKIYSEYKYYSGSLYLEP, translated from the coding sequence ATGCCTATCCAAGCTGTACTGTTTGATTTCGGGGGACATTTCGAACAATTTCAGAATGACGATACCCTTATAGCGTTGCTTCAAGATTTGAAGGCCCAAGGAATAAAGGTTGGGGTCATCACCGGAAAAAGCAGACGGGCTTATCAGATATCGGCCGGAGCGCTGGATCTGGAGCGTTTCTTCGATATCTCGATTACCGGCGATGATGTGGCGAAGCCAAAACCGGATCCCGAAGGTATACATTCGGCATTGCGAACACTGGGCATTGAACCATCCCAGGCCATATTCGTAGGGGACAGCAATGCGGATATTCTCGCAGGCAAGGCTGCCGGGATGCAGACCTACGCTGTACGTTGGCTACCCACCTTCCAGAGTCAGGCCTATGATCTTGCGCCGGACGGCATTCTGGAGAATGTTGCGGAGTTCCAGCGGCTTCTCCAATTGAATAACATTATACCAATGACCTACCATTCCAAGCAGCAGGCAGCGGACATTAAGGCGTTGGAGCAGCAGTGCAGCCAAGCCGATTCTATCCAATTAAGCTCAGACCTGGAGCATCTCGTCAAGGAAGACGGCGACCATGCCCTGCTCTGCTACCGCGAAGATCAGCTCATTGGCCTGCTTAGCTGGTTCGCTGCGGACAGTGAATATGCGCAGATCAATGCCATGGTCCATCCGGATTACCGCCGGCAAGGTGTGTTCCGCAGCCTTGTGAAACGTGCTAGAGCAGACATTGAGCCTCTTGGCGTACACCTGCTCAGCTACAAAATTCCCGCCAGCTCGCCGACAGGACTATTGGCGGCGCAGGCCCTGGGCGGGGATTTTGACCGGTCAGAATACGCCATGTCCTACGCCGGTATGAATTCCGCCAGCCCGCTTCCTTCAGAGCTAATCTTGCTTCCCGCTGCGCCTGAGGATTTCGAATTCATGGTCTCCTGCTCCTCCCAGGCCTTTGGAGAATCGGAAGACGATACGCGCAAGTACTTCACGCAGACGGATGAGCCAGAGCGGATAACGTATATCGCTTGGACAGGGAGTGAACGAATCGGCCTGATCCGGGTCAACTATATCAATGAGGATACGGCTTTTATTCATAATTTCTGTATCCTGCCTTCCCATCAGGGCAAGGGGGCTGGCGAAAAGGTACTAAGACAGACCGTCGGTATCCTGTCGCAGAAGCCCTACCCGGTTATTCGCCTAAGTGTTGTCACCGGGAATGTCCGGGCGCTGAATCTCTATCTCCGTGCCGGATTCAAGATTTATTCAGAGTATAAATATTACAGCGGGAGCCTGTACCTTGAACCGTAA
- the hprK gene encoding HPr(Ser) kinase/phosphatase, which translates to MKSISVQSLVEKFHLEVLAGAGRMDRNITRPRTHRPGLEFVGYFDFFPMERVQVLGRKEINYLLTLSVEERMLHIGNIVKYHPPCFIVTSGQQEIPYLTLFCDQEGIPLLRTPEVTTEFIAKLDSFLVKTLAPELSIHGVCVNVSGIGILLRGKSGIGKSETAHTLIRRGHRFVADDIVVLKKLGPATLLGTHNETTREFLALRSIGLINVVRQYGRRAFQDETRIVLDIELAPWQENSLNNELELVPQFTEYLGVQIPHIEVQLQPGRDVAGLIEAAANNWYLKQLGYSAVEEFMQRIEDGMQS; encoded by the coding sequence ATGAAGTCTATCAGCGTGCAGAGTCTTGTAGAGAAATTCCATCTGGAGGTGCTCGCCGGAGCGGGCCGGATGGACCGGAACATCACCCGTCCAAGGACGCATAGACCGGGTCTGGAGTTTGTCGGTTATTTTGATTTTTTTCCGATGGAGAGGGTGCAGGTCCTTGGACGTAAAGAGATTAACTACTTGTTAACACTGAGTGTAGAGGAGCGGATGCTGCATATCGGCAACATCGTCAAATACCATCCTCCGTGCTTCATCGTGACCAGCGGCCAGCAGGAGATTCCTTATCTGACGCTGTTCTGCGACCAGGAGGGCATTCCGCTGCTGCGGACGCCGGAGGTGACCACCGAGTTCATCGCCAAGCTGGACAGCTTCCTGGTGAAGACGCTGGCGCCGGAGTTGTCGATCCACGGGGTATGCGTTAACGTGTCGGGGATCGGTATTCTGCTGCGTGGCAAGTCAGGGATTGGTAAAAGCGAGACGGCGCATACGCTGATCCGCAGGGGCCACCGCTTCGTGGCGGATGATATTGTGGTGCTGAAAAAACTGGGTCCGGCGACGCTCCTCGGGACCCATAATGAGACCACGCGCGAATTCCTGGCGCTGCGCAGCATCGGCCTGATCAACGTCGTGCGGCAGTACGGGCGGCGGGCGTTCCAGGATGAGACGCGGATCGTGCTCGATATTGAGCTTGCCCCCTGGCAGGAGAATTCGCTCAACAATGAGCTGGAGCTGGTGCCCCAGTTCACCGAATATCTCGGGGTGCAGATCCCTCATATCGAGGTCCAGCTTCAGCCGGGCCGTGATGTAGCGGGTCTGATTGAAGCGGCTGCGAACAACTGGTATCTCAAGCAGCTCGGATACAGCGCGGTGGAAGAATTCATGCAGCGGATTGAGGACGGGATGCAGTCTTAA
- a CDS encoding S-layer homology domain-containing protein, with protein sequence MKKTFKMITLSAVAALALSFTGQQFASAAAFKDIHNVQDKDKIIALQNSGLIKGISSDLFGPNLSITAAQGVQMIVGALDLNLDTIRFVKEPHATDYFKNANDSAWYAQALIIAGVHGLDLPADLKPGEKLTREDFTYQLIDAMENTNRLPMIKPVVVEYADQDQVKAEYSGALQRALNYGVLKLDGSGKLNPKQEITRAEAAVAISNALAYLKAHPAPNAVNEYITATEAVQYIKDAVGPEANLQIKIDPNMSVTRESFTNLLINTLQTSGQLPMIKLIPVEIKDNDKINILNSGAIQTALALKIVKLDQDGSFRPQDGVTSADAAAIVSQVKAILSGKSAK encoded by the coding sequence ATGAAGAAGACATTCAAGATGATCACACTATCCGCAGTTGCCGCTCTGGCGCTCAGCTTCACAGGACAACAATTCGCCTCGGCCGCAGCCTTCAAGGATATCCATAACGTGCAGGATAAAGACAAGATTATCGCGCTTCAGAACAGCGGCCTGATTAAAGGCATCAGTTCGGATCTGTTCGGCCCGAACCTCAGCATCACAGCAGCCCAGGGGGTGCAGATGATTGTGGGTGCGCTTGATCTGAATCTGGATACGATCCGGTTCGTGAAGGAGCCGCATGCCACCGACTATTTCAAGAATGCCAATGACTCCGCCTGGTACGCACAGGCCCTGATTATTGCCGGTGTGCACGGCTTGGACCTGCCGGCGGATCTGAAGCCTGGTGAGAAGCTGACCCGCGAAGATTTTACCTACCAACTCATTGATGCGATGGAGAATACGAACCGTCTGCCGATGATTAAGCCAGTGGTGGTGGAGTATGCCGATCAGGATCAGGTGAAGGCAGAATACTCCGGTGCCCTGCAGCGTGCGCTGAATTACGGTGTCCTGAAGCTGGATGGCAGCGGCAAGCTTAATCCGAAACAGGAGATCACCCGTGCGGAAGCGGCAGTAGCCATCAGCAATGCACTGGCTTATCTGAAGGCACATCCGGCACCTAATGCTGTAAATGAGTACATCACAGCCACCGAAGCCGTCCAGTACATCAAGGACGCTGTCGGACCTGAGGCGAACCTGCAGATCAAGATTGATCCGAATATGAGCGTGACCCGCGAATCGTTCACCAATCTGCTCATTAACACGCTCCAGACCAGCGGCCAACTGCCGATGATCAAGCTGATCCCGGTGGAGATCAAGGATAATGACAAGATCAATATCCTGAACTCGGGAGCTATTCAGACCGCGCTTGCCCTCAAGATCGTGAAGCTGGATCAAGACGGAAGCTTCCGTCCGCAGGACGGTGTCACCAGTGCTGACG
- a CDS encoding histidine kinase N-terminal 7TM domain-containing diguanylate cyclase encodes MALASWIDLMMCFLLFLLLIYIVATVTITNLHKVYLGFHFSMLIWPYCQFAIRTVDDPLYQLFYVKLAFVDASLLGLGWIFFTILLAGQSQFLTKRMVSALIIPAVLTSLGVVLNPYGWFVRPVNGGYVERTYGPIFWFSMAFLVIDALISMYVIYMALTSNQAARIKNQVMYMLKGITALCVFLMIDVLLNVILDDYLPVIPGFTSLGIVVSATFFVITIHQDKVFDIVTIAHQDIINTMEYGILVLDDQEQVVEINHALHPYIPLVTGAAFNMSSYLPDDPAMKIEPFLQKYHEYPLETAELEILHPRIQMVVSIHAAPIMVSGSRVGRIVTFQNVTEIRRLIDETNQQNAILKERNDSLVKVQEELFQTNAKLRKLAITDSLTGCYNRHYLMQQLEQEALRVSDTRTPSTIILIDIDFFKKLNDQHGHLAGDVVLCNTVELLQRSLRPSDILSRYGGEEFIIYLPDTDGAEARRLAEQLKSEVEHNTIRIDYIDEPVSITISMGLLSIAEFKIPPAMDATTYLNELFKSADKALYAAKHQGRNQIVAAEV; translated from the coding sequence TTGGCCTTAGCCTCTTGGATTGACCTGATGATGTGTTTCCTTCTGTTCCTGCTGCTCATCTATATCGTGGCTACGGTCACCATTACCAATCTGCATAAGGTCTATTTAGGGTTCCATTTCTCCATGCTGATCTGGCCCTACTGCCAGTTTGCCATCAGGACCGTCGATGATCCTCTCTATCAGCTCTTTTATGTGAAGCTTGCCTTCGTGGATGCTTCCCTGCTGGGCCTGGGCTGGATCTTCTTCACGATTCTGCTCGCCGGACAATCCCAGTTCCTTACTAAAAGAATGGTGTCCGCGCTGATAATCCCTGCAGTACTGACATCCCTTGGAGTGGTGCTCAATCCTTATGGATGGTTCGTCCGTCCGGTGAACGGCGGATACGTGGAGCGGACCTACGGACCTATTTTCTGGTTCAGCATGGCCTTTCTTGTCATTGATGCGCTCATATCCATGTATGTCATATACATGGCTCTGACCTCTAACCAGGCCGCGCGGATCAAGAATCAGGTTATGTACATGCTTAAAGGCATTACAGCGCTATGCGTCTTCCTTATGATCGATGTGCTTCTCAATGTCATTCTGGATGACTATCTGCCGGTGATTCCCGGCTTCACTTCGCTGGGTATAGTGGTATCGGCTACGTTCTTCGTGATTACGATCCACCAGGACAAAGTATTCGATATCGTAACTATCGCCCATCAGGATATTATCAATACCATGGAATACGGAATTCTCGTGCTGGATGACCAGGAGCAGGTGGTAGAGATTAATCATGCCCTGCATCCCTATATTCCGCTTGTGACGGGTGCAGCGTTCAACATGAGCAGCTATTTGCCGGATGATCCTGCCATGAAGATTGAACCCTTCCTGCAGAAATACCATGAGTATCCGCTGGAGACGGCTGAGCTGGAAATTCTGCATCCTCGTATCCAAATGGTTGTCAGTATTCATGCAGCACCAATTATGGTGAGCGGCAGCCGGGTCGGACGGATTGTCACCTTCCAGAATGTTACCGAGATCCGGCGTCTCATCGATGAGACGAACCAGCAGAACGCCATCCTGAAGGAACGCAACGACTCGCTGGTGAAGGTACAGGAGGAGCTGTTCCAGACGAACGCCAAGCTGAGGAAGCTGGCGATCACCGACAGCCTGACCGGCTGCTACAACCGGCATTATCTGATGCAGCAATTGGAGCAGGAGGCGCTGCGGGTCAGCGATACCCGGACACCTTCGACTATTATACTGATCGACATCGATTTTTTCAAAAAACTCAACGACCAGCACGGCCATCTCGCCGGAGATGTGGTCCTGTGCAACACGGTGGAGCTGCTGCAGCGCAGCCTGCGGCCCTCCGATATCCTGTCCCGCTACGGCGGAGAGGAATTCATTATCTATTTGCCGGATACGGATGGAGCCGAGGCAAGGCGCCTGGCGGAGCAGCTCAAATCCGAGGTTGAACATAACACTATCCGTATCGATTATATCGATGAGCCCGTGTCCATCACCATCAGCATGGGGCTGCTCAGCATCGCCGAATTCAAGATCCCCCCTGCCATGGATGCGACCACCTACCTGAACGAGCTGTTCAAGTCTGCCGACAAAGCCCTGTACGCCGCCAAGCATCAGGGCCGGAATCAGATTGTTGCGGCGGAGGTTTAA
- a CDS encoding phosphotransferase enzyme family protein produces the protein MNHDHLIREINQSYPLRIEQIRLHREMIGSVYFAEGGGKRYVLKIYRSFKTADAMQSLRILDYLQAHSFPAVTVLRTVRQKNHILLEAQEGWLTAVLYDYVEGDNPDGFAEAELIGYQTAELHKLMQNYPGEQLIKRTKKEYIDDYLSIMSELDCDSNSMAALEQYGNQLWDRMSKLPHGFCHGDLHTGNMISNRHGQYIFMDFDDASGDYPGMDVAYMSDATHFNRYHDSMYDATQRLFERFYNGYSKVRALSDIEIYAIFDFIAVRHYQIISRIIRCQGLQSVTKEFCDEQYEWLMRWQEICMKKRH, from the coding sequence ATGAACCATGATCATCTTATCCGTGAGATTAACCAATCCTACCCGTTACGTATTGAGCAGATCAGGCTTCACCGGGAGATGATTGGCTCGGTTTATTTTGCAGAGGGCGGGGGTAAACGTTATGTACTCAAAATATACCGCAGCTTCAAAACAGCCGATGCCATGCAGTCTCTTCGAATTCTTGACTACTTGCAGGCTCATTCCTTTCCGGCTGTGACGGTCCTGAGAACTGTCAGACAAAAGAATCACATTCTTCTTGAAGCTCAGGAGGGCTGGCTTACTGCTGTGCTCTACGACTATGTAGAGGGTGACAATCCTGATGGATTTGCCGAAGCGGAGCTTATCGGTTACCAGACAGCCGAGCTTCATAAGCTAATGCAGAATTACCCTGGAGAACAACTGATTAAGCGGACAAAAAAAGAATATATTGATGATTATCTCTCTATTATGAGCGAACTGGACTGTGATTCGAACTCCATGGCTGCTCTTGAGCAATATGGAAATCAATTGTGGGACCGTATGTCAAAGCTTCCACATGGCTTTTGTCACGGCGACCTTCATACAGGCAACATGATTAGTAACCGCCATGGGCAGTATATCTTTATGGATTTTGATGATGCCTCCGGCGACTATCCCGGCATGGACGTGGCATACATGTCTGACGCTACTCATTTCAATCGATATCACGACTCCATGTATGATGCTACCCAGCGTTTATTTGAACGCTTCTATAACGGGTATTCTAAGGTTCGAGCCCTGAGTGACATTGAGATCTACGCGATTTTCGACTTCATTGCGGTAAGGCATTATCAGATTATCTCCCGCATTATCCGCTGCCAGGGGCTACAGTCTGTAACGAAAGAATTCTGTGACGAGCAGTATGAATGGCTTATGAGATGGCAGGAGATTTGTATGAAAAAACGGCACTAG
- a CDS encoding ATP-binding protein — MFETLLLNFLFMLFPVLIFLIFFENRPHAYNHKILVLLSAATMILCIAKPIRLETGFIFDLRYVPFVIAALYGGYKHTLPLYAILNVYRFYIGGEGTVQSLLFSTVVFILIPSISARFLRSKPKGRILWATSIVVLTMGCYLIILGRIMDKLDTQFWTLAFYALSTHAVVMAILMILLEQILANLRNRERIMQSERLNVVSELAASVSHEMRNPLTVTSGFLQLLNLSKNLTPQEKGYVELSLLELNRAEKIISDYLSFAKPQSASRVYSNLMAECEYTKNVILPYATIHKVAVDFSFNNPLSTHYDSNEMQQCLINLYKNAIEAMEGVEDAVLSISVFASGQNIIINISDTGVGMTKDEISRLGKPYYSTKADGTGLGMVMAYNTINKLKGRIEVTSEKGKGTVFRIIIPA, encoded by the coding sequence TTGTTTGAGACGCTGCTGCTCAATTTTTTGTTTATGCTGTTTCCGGTGCTGATATTTCTGATTTTCTTCGAGAACAGGCCCCACGCCTACAATCATAAGATTCTTGTACTGCTCAGCGCGGCCACCATGATCCTGTGTATCGCCAAGCCGATCCGGCTGGAGACCGGGTTCATCTTTGACTTGCGGTATGTTCCGTTTGTGATTGCGGCCTTGTATGGAGGGTACAAACATACCCTGCCCTTATATGCGATTCTGAATGTGTACCGTTTCTACATAGGCGGTGAGGGAACCGTCCAATCCTTACTTTTTTCGACAGTAGTCTTCATCCTGATTCCTTCCATAAGCGCCAGATTTCTCCGTTCTAAGCCCAAGGGACGGATCTTGTGGGCTACCTCCATCGTGGTCCTGACTATGGGCTGTTATCTGATCATCCTGGGCCGGATCATGGATAAGCTGGATACCCAGTTCTGGACGCTTGCCTTCTATGCCTTATCTACGCATGCGGTGGTCATGGCGATCCTAATGATCCTGCTGGAGCAGATCCTGGCGAATCTCAGGAACCGTGAGCGGATTATGCAGTCGGAGCGGCTGAATGTGGTCAGTGAGCTGGCGGCCAGTGTCTCCCATGAGATGCGCAATCCGTTAACCGTGACCAGCGGCTTCCTGCAGCTGCTTAATCTCTCCAAGAACCTCACCCCACAAGAGAAGGGGTATGTTGAGCTGTCACTACTGGAGCTGAACCGGGCGGAGAAGATTATCAGCGATTATCTGTCTTTTGCCAAGCCGCAGTCGGCGAGCCGGGTCTACTCCAACCTGATGGCTGAATGTGAATACACTAAGAATGTGATATTGCCGTATGCCACGATCCACAAGGTTGCGGTTGATTTCAGCTTCAACAACCCGCTGAGCACCCATTATGACAGTAATGAGATGCAGCAATGTCTGATTAATTTGTACAAGAATGCGATTGAAGCGATGGAAGGGGTGGAGGATGCCGTCCTGTCCATTAGTGTCTTCGCGAGCGGGCAGAATATTATTATTAACATCAGCGACACCGGTGTCGGAATGACGAAGGATGAGATCTCGCGCCTGGGCAAGCCGTATTACTCCACCAAGGCGGACGGGACGGGGCTCGGAATGGTCATGGCGTATAACACGATTAATAAGCTCAAGGGCCGTATTGAGGTTACCAGCGAGAAGGGCAAAGGAACTGTCTTCCGGATCATCATCCCGGCCTAG
- a CDS encoding tetratricopeptide repeat protein — MREELIAQLNAWHEADEYEEIVSRIKEVPTPLIDEELAVHLGRALNNLGRYREALKWFNKAADQGKKDPLWHFRVGYAHYYLDEYDQAIKAFKKANKLDPEDQDTIEFLEWSRSEKAALAAADEDSEDAEEASEADSGSDPSPDAESDAVKETKH, encoded by the coding sequence ATGAGAGAAGAACTAATCGCGCAATTGAACGCTTGGCATGAGGCGGACGAATATGAAGAAATCGTATCCCGCATCAAAGAGGTGCCGACACCGCTGATTGATGAAGAGCTGGCGGTACATCTGGGCCGGGCGCTCAACAATCTGGGCCGCTACCGGGAAGCGCTTAAATGGTTCAACAAAGCGGCAGATCAGGGTAAAAAAGACCCGCTGTGGCATTTCCGTGTCGGCTACGCCCACTATTATCTGGATGAGTACGATCAGGCGATCAAGGCGTTCAAGAAGGCGAATAAGCTGGACCCTGAGGATCAGGATACCATCGAATTCCTGGAATGGAGCCGCAGTGAGAAGGCGGCGCTGGCCGCTGCGGACGAGGATAGCGAGGATGCAGAAGAAGCATCCGAAGCGGATTCCGGTTCAGATCCCAGTCCTGATGCAGAATCGGATGCAGTAAAAGAGACTAAGCACTAG
- a CDS encoding ABC transporter ATP-binding protein, whose translation MLKKCLVHLRGWAALYIGLGFAIQLLSSLGIVVFQRILDQAVAGTGFREILCGVVFYGVLLGLNVLLNYADEYPSAYLSNSITERLKIMALSKISRMDYSAYQNMGTGQMIKVIENGAAAGNSILFSFVLHTLHELLPTILFSLLFISYYDLRIMLVIAGGYVVIFLLTNVLLKVLYRIKESVLMQQEAMSRYGVRGFMELVVFRTNKKYAQEIGRLNRAAQQIIRQSAKLQMIHESFFALFELFITVIKVIVLLYGVKNVVSGQASVGVMVALFMFIEKIYTPIAIFNVLFVGYKLNRVTYQRFEAILNAPEDRNLEQGKALAQLQGSIEFKDVSFSYGEVQVLDRLSFSVAPGTSVALVGLSGSGKSTVIKLITGLLKKSGGELLVDGTDIDELSLDSYYDHISYLSQDSPIFDTTIRGNMVFEQEVPDEELYAVLDKVHLKEKVLELPEKLETRVGERGLKLSGGERQRLAFARAILQKRNLIILDEPVSALDNITERSLMETVFAEFRHKTVIIIAHRLNFISGVDQILVMEQGRLAGEGDFDSLIRDCPSFRTLWNNGRGQTD comes from the coding sequence ATGTTAAAAAAATGTCTTGTCCACCTCAGAGGGTGGGCCGCACTGTATATAGGTCTCGGCTTCGCCATTCAGCTCTTAAGCAGCTTGGGCATTGTTGTCTTTCAGCGGATTCTGGATCAGGCGGTGGCGGGAACGGGCTTCCGTGAAATCCTCTGCGGGGTTGTCTTCTACGGGGTCCTGCTAGGCCTGAATGTCTTGCTGAACTATGCGGATGAATATCCCAGCGCCTATCTATCGAACAGCATCACAGAAAGACTGAAGATTATGGCCTTGTCCAAAATCTCCAGAATGGATTATTCCGCCTATCAGAACATGGGCACAGGCCAGATGATCAAGGTGATTGAGAACGGTGCGGCGGCCGGGAACAGTATTCTGTTTTCTTTTGTCCTCCACACGCTGCATGAGCTGCTGCCTACGATTCTCTTCAGCCTGCTCTTCATTAGCTACTATGACCTCAGAATCATGCTGGTGATTGCGGGCGGGTACGTAGTTATCTTCCTGTTAACGAATGTTCTGCTCAAAGTTCTCTACCGGATCAAAGAATCGGTGCTTATGCAGCAGGAGGCCATGTCCCGGTACGGGGTCCGCGGCTTCATGGAGCTGGTCGTCTTCCGCACCAACAAGAAGTACGCGCAGGAGATCGGCAGACTGAACAGGGCGGCACAGCAGATTATCAGGCAGAGCGCGAAGCTGCAGATGATTCATGAATCCTTCTTCGCCTTGTTCGAATTGTTCATTACGGTTATTAAGGTGATTGTGCTGCTGTACGGTGTGAAGAATGTGGTCTCCGGGCAGGCTTCTGTCGGGGTCATGGTCGCGCTGTTCATGTTCATTGAGAAAATCTATACGCCGATCGCCATCTTCAACGTATTATTCGTCGGCTATAAGCTGAACAGGGTGACCTATCAGCGGTTCGAGGCAATCCTGAATGCCCCGGAGGACCGGAATCTGGAGCAGGGCAAGGCGCTAGCGCAGCTACAGGGCAGCATAGAATTCAAGGACGTATCGTTCAGCTACGGAGAGGTGCAGGTGCTGGACCGGCTGTCCTTCTCAGTCGCGCCCGGAACCTCAGTGGCTCTGGTCGGCCTAAGCGGCAGCGGCAAGTCAACGGTTATTAAGCTGATTACGGGCTTGCTCAAAAAAAGCGGCGGTGAGCTGCTGGTCGACGGCACGGATATCGACGAACTGAGTCTGGACAGCTACTATGATCACATCTCTTATCTGTCGCAGGACAGTCCGATCTTCGACACCACCATCCGGGGCAACATGGTGTTCGAGCAGGAGGTCCCGGATGAAGAGCTGTATGCGGTGCTGGATAAGGTTCACCTGAAGGAGAAGGTGCTGGAGCTGCCGGAGAAGCTGGAGACGCGGGTTGGGGAGCGCGGGCTGAAGCTGTCGGGCGGGGAGCGGCAGCGGCTGGCTTTTGCCCGGGCGATCCTGCAAAAACGGAATCTGATCATCCTCGATGAACCGGTATCGGCCCTGGATAATATTACGGAGCGCAGCCTGATGGAGACGGTATTCGCGGAGTTCAGACATAAGACGGTCATTATTATCGCACACCGGCTGAATTTCATCAGCGGCGTGGACCAGATTCTGGTCATGGAGCAAGGCAGGCTGGCGGGGGAAGGGGATTTCGATTCCCTGATCCGGGACTGCCCGTCCTTCCGTACGCTGTGGAACAACGGCAGGGGACAAACGGATTAA
- a CDS encoding AIM24 family protein, which translates to MAFTINNLKDNSNVVIKEQLGGFSIIEYKEDLSTTTRYEAETNFFMSKSNMRNKQLMIELNNNEVMLSAGAMQYMIGNIEMTSGIKGVGGLMRNMLSGAATGTSAVKPLYKGTGTILLETTYKYLWLIDVDNDHIVIDDGMFLACETTLDISVAARKNISSAVLGGEGLFNLSARGKGILALEAPIPSEEAVVVELQNDVLKVDGNFALMWSNSLDFTVEKSGKTRLGSAASGEGLVNVYRGTGMVWLAPLMNYRNSLIQGTPTA; encoded by the coding sequence ATGGCTTTTACCATTAATAACCTGAAAGACAATTCCAACGTTGTCATTAAAGAGCAGCTAGGCGGCTTCAGTATCATCGAATACAAAGAGGATCTCAGCACCACTACCCGGTATGAAGCAGAGACCAACTTCTTCATGAGCAAGAGCAATATGCGCAACAAGCAGCTGATGATTGAGCTGAATAACAATGAGGTAATGCTGAGCGCCGGAGCCATGCAGTATATGATCGGCAATATCGAGATGACTTCCGGCATCAAAGGCGTAGGAGGGCTGATGCGCAATATGTTATCCGGGGCGGCAACCGGAACCAGTGCAGTCAAACCGCTCTACAAGGGAACCGGAACGATCCTGCTGGAGACCACCTACAAATACCTCTGGCTGATTGATGTGGACAACGACCATATCGTGATCGATGACGGCATGTTCCTGGCTTGCGAGACTACGCTCGACATCTCCGTTGCGGCACGCAAGAACATCTCCTCTGCCGTCCTCGGCGGTGAAGGGCTGTTCAACCTGAGCGCGCGCGGCAAAGGGATTCTTGCCCTTGAAGCTCCCATTCCTTCCGAGGAAGCTGTCGTGGTCGAGCTGCAGAATGATGTGCTGAAGGTGGACGGTAACTTCGCCCTCATGTGGTCGAATTCTCTGGACTTCACGGTCGAGAAGTCAGGCAAGACCCGTCTGGGCTCCGCCGCCTCAGGCGAAGGCCTGGTCAACGTGTACCGGGGAACCGGCATGGTCTGGCTGGCCCCGCTCATGAATTACAGAAACAGCCTGATCCAGGGCACGCCTACTGCTTAA
- a CDS encoding alpha/beta-type small acid-soluble spore protein produces MARRSRKYAVPGSAQGMQTFKAEVMRQEGYHVDPNHPDDVKYEVAKELGIPLQAGNNGKLTTESAGQIGGRIGGSMVREMVRLAQEKLAGKQKS; encoded by the coding sequence ATGGCGAGAAGAAGCAGAAAGTATGCTGTACCCGGGTCCGCCCAGGGAATGCAGACGTTCAAAGCGGAGGTTATGCGGCAGGAGGGATATCACGTAGATCCGAATCACCCGGACGATGTGAAATACGAGGTGGCCAAAGAACTGGGCATTCCGCTGCAGGCCGGTAATAACGGTAAGCTGACCACCGAATCGGCGGGACAAATTGGCGGCAGAATCGGAGGCTCCATGGTCCGTGAGATGGTGCGTCTGGCCCAGGAGAAGCTTGCGGGTAAGCAGAAGTCTTAG